One stretch of Candidatus Hydrogenedentota bacterium DNA includes these proteins:
- a CDS encoding HD domain-containing protein: protein MPRVKHSKKGLIEIRRMARKLDPEPGHVFQVCKNALALFDATRRIHKLGAPDRRLLEAAALLHDIGHTIDVVAHHKHSRDIIMDMRLPGLSARRKRIVACVARYHRKAHPAGTHAVFCDLDKPDRRRVQKLAAILRIADGLDRSHVASCKRIAVEAAKDSVTINIEQRRPTPTDIWGAQRKQSLFEEVFKVRVIIQAIPDKRQSVPKTKASA, encoded by the coding sequence ATGCCACGCGTGAAGCACTCGAAAAAGGGTCTCATCGAGATTCGCCGCATGGCGCGCAAGCTCGATCCGGAACCCGGTCACGTCTTCCAAGTCTGCAAGAATGCCCTGGCCCTCTTCGATGCGACCCGGCGCATTCACAAACTTGGCGCGCCCGACCGCAGGCTGCTCGAGGCGGCGGCGCTGCTCCACGACATTGGGCATACGATTGACGTTGTCGCGCATCACAAACATTCCCGCGACATCATTATGGACATGCGCCTCCCGGGCCTTTCGGCGCGCAGAAAACGTATCGTCGCATGCGTCGCACGGTATCATCGTAAGGCGCACCCCGCTGGGACCCACGCAGTATTCTGCGATCTCGATAAGCCGGATCGGCGCCGCGTCCAGAAGCTCGCCGCTATCCTGCGCATCGCCGACGGATTGGACCGGAGTCACGTGGCGTCGTGCAAGCGAATTGCCGTCGAAGCCGCGAAAGACTCGGTGACGATTAATATCGAACAGCGCCGCCCCACGCCAACCGATATCTGGGGAGCGCAACGGAAGCAGTCGCTCTTCGAGGAAGTGTTCAAGGTGCGCGTCATTATTCAAGCGATCCCGGACAAACGGCAGTCAGTGCCAAAGACGAAAGCCTCGGCATGA